Within the Thalassoglobus sp. JC818 genome, the region AGTGAGTTTCTCCGGCGTCAATCGCCTGCTTGGCTGCGTCGCAAATGTGCTCGGGAGTTGTGAAGTCCGGCTCTCCCAGCGTGAATTCGTAGACCTTAACTCCAGATGCCTTAAGTTCTTTGGCTTTCGTCGCAGCAGCGATTGTGGCGGACGGTTTGAGAGTTTGGACAGCCTTGGAGAGTCGCATGGTTCGGAATCACAACGCTAGAAGGAATAAAGCATCACTGCTGGGTTCATACACTCCCCAGTCAGCTGGATCTTCAGAGAACGAGAGTCCTGAAGTCGAGAAAAGTTCGCAATTCGCACGATAGTCGTCGAAGTCTTTTCCCGGTCAAGCTTCGGGCCGTCAGAACTCACATGTTTTGTCAAGAAAAGTGCAGTGAGATTGCGAAGATCGACGCTTACTTGGCCTGCATTTGCTTCCGGAGAGCTTCGAGTTCGGCATCGACTTTCGACTTTTTCTCAGCGACCGCTGGCGTTTCGGGATCAGCGCCCGTGCTCGATGCGACGTCAGCTTCTTGCGTCTCGGAATCAAGGCTGCGCAAACGACGGCGTCCGTCAGCGAGGCGAGCCTGAAGAGCATTTAGAATCGTTTTGAGATGATCTCGAGTGGAAACCGCGGCAGCGAGTTGTTGTTCAAGCCCCGCGATGAGGTCTTCGACTTCGTGCTTGCGTTCCAGGGCGGAACGTGCCTGATTTTCATTTCCGCTGGCGAGTGCGTTTTGTGCTTCCAGAACCCATTGTTCGGCCTGTTGTCGCTGCTCACCGATTTCGACTTCGAGACGTGAAACGTTCGTGGAAGCCGTCCCGACGCTTCTTTCCGCTCCGGCGAGCCCCTCCGTCATTTCAAAGATGATCTCTTTGAGAACCGCTTCCTTGTCGTCTGCATGCTCCAGGATGGAAGTGAGGTTGCATGTCACGATATCTGTTAATCGGCTGAAATATGGCATCTTTTAGGTATCCCGAACACCCGCTTTCATGGGCAAAGTGAATTGTCAAACGTCAAAGTTTTCATCGCGGATCAATCAGATTCGGTTTCCGAGATAATTTCGATCATTCGATCAACAGTGTGCCTGACTGAAAAACATTGTAAAGAGTTTGTTCGAGTGTTTTCTGCGGTTGATTCTTGTCGACTGCGAACATTCCATCGAATCTGGCCGATCAAACTCAGGTTGTTGTAAATCCTTGAAGCCCTTGCGGGCCAATTCCACGAGCATGAAGCTTGTCGGCGAGCTTCTCTCGAGCCAGCCTCAGACGACTCTTGCAAGTCGCCAACGGAACTTCCATCACTTCCGAAACCTCGGGGAGACTCAGTTCTGAATAATGGTGAAGCACAAATGTCTGTCTTTGATCGTCAGGAATCTCGGCGAGAAGTTCGTCGATCAACGAGGCAAACTCGACATGCTGCACGCGTTCTTCTGGCTGAAAGATCTCCTCAGCAATACGATTCAGGGCGTTGTCTTCAGTTTGCGGTTGCCACTTGACCGCTTGCACCAAGGCATCGTTTGTGCGACGACGAACACTATCGATCAACAGGTTTCGAGCAATTCGAAACATCCAGCCTCGAAATCGTCCGAGTGGCAAATAGTCCCACGCTTGATTATAGACCTTGAGCAGGGTTTCCTGGGCGAGATCTTCAGAAAGTTGGACGTCGCGGGTATTGCGAAGAAAAAACCCGACTAACATCCCCTGATACCGTTCGACGATATCGTTGAACGCATCGAGAGTTCCTGCCTGAATCAGGATCATCAATTCGTCGTCGGTCATGTTCTCG harbors:
- a CDS encoding PspA/IM30 family protein, which translates into the protein MPYFSRLTDIVTCNLTSILEHADDKEAVLKEIIFEMTEGLAGAERSVGTASTNVSRLEVEIGEQRQQAEQWVLEAQNALASGNENQARSALERKHEVEDLIAGLEQQLAAAVSTRDHLKTILNALQARLADGRRRLRSLDSETQEADVASSTGADPETPAVAEKKSKVDAELEALRKQMQAK
- a CDS encoding RNA polymerase sigma factor — translated: MTDRISHENMTDDELMILIQAGTLDAFNDIVERYQGMLVGFFLRNTRDVQLSEDLAQETLLKVYNQAWDYLPLGRFRGWMFRIARNLLIDSVRRRTNDALVQAVKWQPQTEDNALNRIAEEIFQPEERVQHVEFASLIDELLAEIPDDQRQTFVLHHYSELSLPEVSEVMEVPLATCKSRLRLAREKLADKLHARGIGPQGLQGFTTT